The window CTACGTAAACTGTTCGGCAGCGGTAAAAGCCGAAACAGACATCTGCTGCACAAGCGCCAACGCACTGCGCGTCGTGGAAAGCCTGCAAGAAGATACGATAATCTTTTTGCCAGATGAATTTCTGGCGCGTAATGTGCAGCAAAAGACAGCCAAGCGCATCATCTCCTGGGAACGCGGCAAGTGTATGGTCCACGAACTCTATCGCGGCGATGATATCGATGCAGCGCGCCGCCAGTTCGACGACCTGCTGGTCATCGCCCATCCGGAGTGCGACGTGGATGTGACCGGACGCGCCGACTACGCCGGCAGCACTTCACAGATGGCCGACTACATCGCATCCACTGATCGAAAAAACATCATGCTGGTTACCGAGTGCAGCATGGGCGACAACCTGCGCGCCCAATTTCCAGAGCGGCATTTCGTATCCACCTGTCATACCTGTCCGCATATGAAGAAGATCACCTTGCGCGGCGTGCGCGATGCGCTGCTCTACAACCAGTATGCGGTGGATGTGCCTGAAGAAATCCGTCGTCGAGCGCGGCGCGCCGTAGATCGAATGTTGGAGATCGCCTGAGCGCAAGGCGTCCATGAAATCGAGAATTACCTGGGTCATTTTGCTGACCAGCATCGCCCTGCTGGCAGTAGCGTTGAGCGCCTTTTCCTCTTTCTTTGTTGACTACTTATGGTTTAGCTCGCAGCTACAGGCCGACGCCTGGCGGCGCACCTTGCAGCAGCGCCTGCTCTTTTACGGACTGGGCGCCTTGATGTCCTGGGCTGCCGCAACGGCGGGCTTTCGCATCGCCGCCTGGCGAAGAAAAAACTATATCTTGCTGAATCGCGGTCCTTCTGGCGACGCCTTCTTTCACCTTGCCGCAGCCTTGCTCGGTCTGGCGGTGGGAGGGCCTTTTGCCCAACCGCAGTGGAAGCTCTGGGCGCTGGCCCTTGCGGCGCCGGAGTCCGGCGTCATCGATCCGGTGCACGGTCTGGATGCATCGGTCTACATGTTTCACCTTCCGCTCTACGCTCAGCTTCTGCAAGATGCAGCCTTCCTGATTGTCACAGCCGCGCTTTTTGGCGCCGCCGCCTATCTGGCGCCGCTGCGCAATCTGGCCGGTCGTTGGAACTGGCGTTCGGCGGAACGCGCCATGTTTTTTGCTCTCCCCCAGCTGGCGCTCAGCGGCGCACTGTTGCTGGCGGTTCTTGCACTTGCCGCGCTGCTGGCGCGCTTCACGGCGGTCATTTCCGGAAGCGCGGACAATATCTCCGGCGCGTCCTACCTTGACGCTCATGCTCGACTGCCCGCCTACTTTTTAGCCGCGGGCTTGTGCGCGGCAGGCGCCGTGGCCCTGGCTATTTGCGGCTTCCTGCGCAGCTGGCGGCCGCCAGCGCTCAGCCTGGCGGCCCTCGCCGTGCTGCTTTTTGGGACGCTTCAGCTCTATCCGGGCTTCGTTTATTTCACGGAGGTCTATTCCAGCGAGGCGATTGCCCAGGCGCCCTTTGTTCGGCGCAGCATCGAATTCACCCGACGCGGCTTTGGCGTTTGGGCGGTGCGACTGGGGCGACTGCCATCGGCCGGTCGCTTTGGCGCCGGCGCGCTGCGCAGCCAGTTGAATCTAGAAGCAATCCCGCTGTGGAGCAAGCAAGAGGCGCGCAACGCCTTTCGGCAGCAACAGTCGTGGCGAAGCTTCTACGATTTCAATGATGTGGATTTGATTCGCTACCAGATCGATGGTCGTCCGCGTGAAATGCTCAGCGCGGCGCGCGAATTAAACCGCGCCCGCTTACCGGAAGGATCGCGCAGCTGGGAGGCGCGGCGGCTGCAATTCACCCACGGCTACGGCATGGTCATGGCGCCGGTAGCCGCCGCCGGCGCCGAGGGCGCCCCGCAATACTGGATGCGCGATGTGCCGCCGTCTGCGGCCCGTCCGGGTTTGCCGGGTTTGCGCCGCCCGGCGATCTACTTTGGCGAGGCGGACAACGAATACGCCGTGGTGCGCACCGCTCTACCTGAGGCCGATTACCCGCTGGAGGAAGGCTACGCCGAGACCGCCTATGATGGAATGGGCGGCATCGAGATCGGCGCAGGGCTTCGGAAATTCTTCATCGCGCTGCAATTCGATTTCTGGAATTTGCTTTTCTCGGAATATATCAAGAAAGATTCGCGCATCCTGCTGAATCGCGAAATCCGCGGCGCCGTTCAGAAGATTGCCCCCTTTCTGGTCCAGGACAGCGATCCCTATCTGGTTGCCGCCGACGACGGCCGACTGTACTGGATCCTGGACGCTTACACGGTTAGCTCTCGCTATCCCTATGCGGCTGCAGTAGATGGCATCCTGAGCGCGGCGTTGCCAAGCTCGGAGCAGCGACTGCGCGCAACCTTTCGCGGACGAAACTACGTACGCAACTCCGTCAAGGCGGTGATTGATGCCTACGATGGCCGTGTGCGCCTCTATATTTTTGACCGCAACGATCCCCACATTCGCGCCTGGTCGCGCATCTATCCGGAGATGTTCTTGCCGATCAAAGAAATGCCGGCCTCTTTGCGCCGGCGTCTGCGGCATCCGCGCGATCTATTCATGCTCCAGGCTGCCGTCTACGCCACGCATCATGGCGAGGATGTTCAGGCATTCCTGAAGGGCGAAGACCGCTGGCAATTTGGTACGGAGGTTGTGCAGGGCGTACAGCAAGCTATGGATGCGCGCTACGGGGTCGTAGAGCTGCCCGATGAATCTACGCCGGAGTATGTGATTTCACTGCCGCTGATTTCTCCCGCCCGCCAAACAATGGTGGCGTGGATAGCGGCGCGCTGTGATTTTCGCGACAATCCGCAGGCCAATCGCTTTGGCGAGATTGTCGTCTACCAGGCGCTGCGCAGCCAGGCGCCGCCTGGTCCGCTGCAAATTGAATCTTTGATCGAGCAGAATCCGGATATTTCGCGAGAGATGGCGGAGTGGAACCAACAGGGCGACCGCGTGCTGCGCGGAAGGCTCAGCGTCCTGCCAGTAGATGATAGCATTCTTTACGTGGAGCCTATCTTTGTCCAGCCGCCCAAAGGCGGCAGCGCCGAATTGCGTCGCGTTGTAGCAAGCGATGGCAATGTTCTGGCCGCTGGCGATTCGCTGGACGCAGCGCTGCTGGCGCTGGCCGCCGCCAGCCAGCAGGATGCCTCGCCGCCGGAATCGCCCGATGCCGATTTACGCGCTGTGGCCGCGCGCGCCCTTACAGCTTTGAAGCGGGCGCAAACCGCCGCCGGGGCCGGCGACTGGGTGGAGTACGGACGACAGATGACTGAGTTACGCACATTCTTGAATCGTATGGTGGCGCAGTGAAAACGATGCGCGTCGGGCAGGGCGTCGATTTTCATCGCTTGATTCAGGATCGGAATCGCCCGCTAATGATCGGCGGCATCGAAATCCCGGGCGATCTGGCGCTACAGGGTCACTCCGATGCCGATGTCGGACTGCATGCCCTGAGCGACGCACTTCTTGGCGCCCTGGCCCTTGGAGATATCGGCGATCATTTCCCGGATACCGATCCGGCCTGGCGCAATATGGATTCCTCGGCTATCTTGCAGCATTGTCTGCAGAAGATGCTGGAACGCGGCTATGGTCTGTCCAATGTCGATCTGACCTTGCTTGGCGAGCAACCCAGGATCAAGCCGCATCGGCAAAGAATGCGCGAGCGCCTGGCGGACCTGCTTGATCTACCGCTGGACGCTGTCAGCGTCAAAGCAACCACCACGGAAAAGATGGGCGCCCTGGGACGCGAAGAAGGCCTTGCAGCGATGGCCGTCGTCCTTCTGATTCCTGCTTGAGTCGCGCGCAGCGTAGTTCTTGATGCGCCGATGAGGGCGGCTTGTTTCTGGTTTGCGACCGGTCTCTCGCTGAGCGCATTGTGCGGCCTTGGGGCTCAACCGACAACCCCGCTTTCCATTGACTTGAATGCCGAAACGGCCTGTGTTCGAGCCTGGTCGCCAGCCGCCGCCAGTGAATTTGCTTTAGGAGCGCAGGCCGACCAACTGCACAGCTTGCAAGAGAATCCCGACTGGCATTGTGCGCCGCCATCGCAAAGCGGGAGCAGGCGTCTGCGGGCCAGCGACTGGCCCCTGGCTGCGCCATCGTCTCTGGCAGAGCGCCTCTGGCCTGGCAAAGCGGCGCCACAGGAAATGACCGCTGTCCTGGCTTATAGCCTCAGTGCTGAACAATTGCAAAGGGGCCCGTGGCGTCTGGAATTGCAGTCGATTTCATCGCAGTGGATCATATATCTCAACGGTCGGGCCCTGCACAGTTGCTGGCCGGCGGAAGGCATCGGACCAACGGCGGCCTACTATGCCAGGCTCTGCCCCAAACCGGTCTGGAAACACCGCCTTTCGGTGGCGATTCCTCCGGATTGGCAGCAAGTCGGGCGCAACCTGCTGGTGTTTCGGTTCCGCGGCGACCTGCGCCTGCTTTCCACCGGCCTGCCAGAGCCGGGAACCCATCAACTACAGGCGGGCGGCGAACGCGATGCCGAGTTGTCGCTTCGATTCAGCTTTGGATTGCTGATGCTCTTCTTTTTTACCGGGCTCTTTCACGTTGCATTGTTTGCAATGCGCCGCGACGAGAAGGCCAGTATCTATTTTGGTCTCTTTTCGA of the Leptospirales bacterium genome contains:
- the nadA gene encoding quinolinate synthase NadA yields the protein MAAAQLEAIRASLEKTTMLPHEIDQAMPLIDEILALKKQKNAVILGHNYMTPDVYHGVSDFVGDSLGLARLAAASDADIILFNGVHFMAETAKIVNPQKLVLIADLKAGCSLAESITAADVRALRQQYPGAPVVTYVNCSAAVKAETDICCTSANALRVVESLQEDTIIFLPDEFLARNVQQKTAKRIISWERGKCMVHELYRGDDIDAARRQFDDLLVIAHPECDVDVTGRADYAGSTSQMADYIASTDRKNIMLVTECSMGDNLRAQFPERHFVSTCHTCPHMKKITLRGVRDALLYNQYAVDVPEEIRRRARRAVDRMLEIA
- a CDS encoding UPF0182 family protein; its protein translation is MKSRITWVILLTSIALLAVALSAFSSFFVDYLWFSSQLQADAWRRTLQQRLLFYGLGALMSWAAATAGFRIAAWRRKNYILLNRGPSGDAFFHLAAALLGLAVGGPFAQPQWKLWALALAAPESGVIDPVHGLDASVYMFHLPLYAQLLQDAAFLIVTAALFGAAAYLAPLRNLAGRWNWRSAERAMFFALPQLALSGALLLAVLALAALLARFTAVISGSADNISGASYLDAHARLPAYFLAAGLCAAGAVALAICGFLRSWRPPALSLAALAVLLFGTLQLYPGFVYFTEVYSSEAIAQAPFVRRSIEFTRRGFGVWAVRLGRLPSAGRFGAGALRSQLNLEAIPLWSKQEARNAFRQQQSWRSFYDFNDVDLIRYQIDGRPREMLSAARELNRARLPEGSRSWEARRLQFTHGYGMVMAPVAAAGAEGAPQYWMRDVPPSAARPGLPGLRRPAIYFGEADNEYAVVRTALPEADYPLEEGYAETAYDGMGGIEIGAGLRKFFIALQFDFWNLLFSEYIKKDSRILLNREIRGAVQKIAPFLVQDSDPYLVAADDGRLYWILDAYTVSSRYPYAAAVDGILSAALPSSEQRLRATFRGRNYVRNSVKAVIDAYDGRVRLYIFDRNDPHIRAWSRIYPEMFLPIKEMPASLRRRLRHPRDLFMLQAAVYATHHGEDVQAFLKGEDRWQFGTEVVQGVQQAMDARYGVVELPDESTPEYVISLPLISPARQTMVAWIAARCDFRDNPQANRFGEIVVYQALRSQAPPGPLQIESLIEQNPDISREMAEWNQQGDRVLRGRLSVLPVDDSILYVEPIFVQPPKGGSAELRRVVASDGNVLAAGDSLDAALLALAAASQQDASPPESPDADLRAVAARALTALKRAQTAAGAGDWVEYGRQMTELRTFLNRMVAQ
- the ispF gene encoding 2-C-methyl-D-erythritol 2,4-cyclodiphosphate synthase, which encodes MRVGQGVDFHRLIQDRNRPLMIGGIEIPGDLALQGHSDADVGLHALSDALLGALALGDIGDHFPDTDPAWRNMDSSAILQHCLQKMLERGYGLSNVDLTLLGEQPRIKPHRQRMRERLADLLDLPLDAVSVKATTTEKMGALGREEGLAAMAVVLLIPA